From Cydia splendana chromosome 12, ilCydSple1.2, whole genome shotgun sequence, a single genomic window includes:
- the LOC134795885 gene encoding uncharacterized protein LOC134795885 — translation MVTPYLDDDGILRVGGRIDQTAGVELSTTRPPILDGKHRTTRLLVEYYHRRAMHVANEHVVNELRQSYWIVNLRPTVRSVAAQCLFCRYRRARPQPQRMGDLPAARLQYSRRPFSYTGVDFFGPMETTIGRGRQKRYGMLFTCLTVRAIHIEITESLSTDSAIMALIRMSARRGTPLVLFSDNGTNLRGADNELKMSLQQLNVDKLREDGAVRGIEWRFIPPGAPEMGGAWERMVRTVKTALKVVMKERAPHPETLSTLMAEVEALVNSRPITHVSTDPGYPEALTPNHFLIGSSSTGAPIGKYDDSDLCLRKRWRVAQRLTDMFWARWIKEYSPTLLPRQKWTRESRSLKVGDYVVLVDPNLERGSWRHGVVSAAHAGRDGRIRVVDVRTRSGQLRRPATRVALLSPVDG, via the coding sequence ATGGTGACTCCATATTTAGATGACGATGGAATCCTCCGTGTTGGCGGTCGCATAGATCAAACTGCAGGGGTAGAACTGTCAACTACACGTCCACCGATCTTGGATGGAAAACACAGAACCACTCGGTTGTTAGTTGAATACTACCACCGACGTGCCATGCACGTGGCGAATGAACATGTTGTCAATGAATTACGCCAGTCGTATTGGATCGTGAATCTGCGTCCGACTGTACGCAGCGTCGCCGCGCAGTGTTTGTTTTGCCGCTACCGACGCGCTCGGCCGCAGCCTCAGAGGATGGGTGATTTACCTGCCGCGCGCTTACAGTACAGTCGAAGGCCATTTTCATACACAGGAGTTGATTTTTTCGGCCCTATGGAGACGACCATTGGTCGAGGAAGACAGAAAAGATATGGCATGCTCTTTACATGTCTCACCGTGCGAGCCATTCACATCGAGATCACAGAATCACTGAGTACGGACTCTGCAATTATGGCGCTCATACGTATGTCTGCTCGCCGTGGCACTCCGCTGGTTCTATTTTCAGATAATGGTACAAATCTGCGAGGAGCCGACAACGAGCTGAAGATGAGTCTTCAGCAACTGAACGTAGACAAACTGCGCGAAGATGGAGCCGTCCGTGGGATTGAATGGCGATTTATCCCTCCCGGAGCCCCCGAAATGGGCGGCGCATGGGAGCGCATGGTCCGCACAGTTAAGACGGCGCTCAAGGTCGTCATGAAGGAGCGCGCACCACATCCTGAAACCCTATCCACGTTGATGGCAGAAGTGGAGGCTCTCGTAAACAGCCGTCCTATCACACACGTGTCGACGGATCCCGGTTACCCCGAAGCGTTAACGCCTAACCATTTTTTAATTGGTAGTTCATCTACTGGAGCTCCTATAGGTAAGTACGACGATTCTGACCTTTGCCTTCGCAAAAGGTGGCGCGTAGCTCAACGACTTACAGATATGTTTTGGGCTAGGTGGATTAAAGAATACTCACCTACACTTCTCCCTCGTCAAAAATGGACTAGGGAATCTAGATCGTTAAAAGTAGGAGATTATGTAGTACTGGTCGATCCCAATTTAGAGCGCGGCTCCTGGCGACATGGTGTAGTGAGCGCGGCGCACGCTGGCCGTGACGGCCGTATTCGAGTGGTAGATGTGCGCACACGCTCAGGTCAGCTGCGCAGACCTGCCACACGCGTCGCATTACTGTCCCCAGTTGATGGCTAG
- the LOC134795886 gene encoding uncharacterized protein LOC134795886, which yields MPTDHVDVSSWRHIRGLELADPHWHIPGPVDLLLNVNILASSLRPGLTHGAPGQATALNTIFGWILMGDAGDCATDICRPRFRGNNCQLVVGRLSIDDSIKRFWELEDVSSPNTVILSKEDQLCEEYFLANFRRTEEGRFVVPLPFADHSNKPTFSGSRAIALKRFSSLERKLLSNSDFYRNYVAFMKDYESCRHLEECDPPGVDVGKFFYIPHHGVLRPSSTSTPLRVVFDASAKDSRGISLNDALLPGQKLQNNIFHLLLRFRWHNVVFTADVKQMYRQILVSPEDAEYQRILWRPSVNEPVRDYRLLTVTYGVSSAPYQALRTIAQLARESREEYPSGSAVLDRDIYVDDVVSGAHSVEQARKLRSELSTILASGGFHLRKWTSNHQEFFDGVPSSDLYSEDFREFNSIGDISLKILGLSWLPQADDFTFQVAVEDRRCTKRTILSEIARIFDPLGLLSPVTFFAKYLMQLLWVSGVSWDDDAPENLASEWREYKAQLPSLKSVSVPRRMVKDFVSLEVHGFCDASERGFCAVVYVRTTGEDGTQYVQLVCGKSRVAPLRKLSIPRLELLAAVLLADLVESVATALEPLHKIDKVQAWSDSSVALTWIKSCPSKWKTFVANRVSHIQEIIPPDCWRHVRTGDNPADCGSRGLLPDDLVHHSNWWKGPSWLVLDKPDWPKSTLLVDVDVLHEERKVTVLTVSVQETWTDNLMTKFSALTTLQRVLAYCFRFVHNVRNRKTPNNLLDGPLTPLEIKQALMFLVRSVQQHHFASEIEKVKNNLLNSLPKAFKKLSPFLDDAGLLRVGGRLSRASLEFDVKHPLLLPRDDRLTSLLIDEYHKRFMHPGVQTLHNLLAQHFWILSPKRAIHAVTSKCMKCFRVRPLGAPAPFMGDLPSYRVAQLKAFLSAAVDFGGPFDIALGRGRGNKTYKGYICVFVCTSTKAVHTELVTELSSDAFLAALRRFVARRGRCNRLVSDQGKNFVGASNILQRLVGDAATHSEIKFEFNPPGSPHFSGLAEAGIKAVKTHLARVIGSQRLTYEEFLTILTQVEALLNSRPLTPLSTDPNDLSALTPGHFLTTEPLSVVPEEDLSDVRLGPLQRWKLLQKMHQDFWTKWSKEYMHTLQQRMKWHDKQTDVQIGTLVLVVNEQTGPMKWPLGRIVDTHPGSDGICRVVTVRTATGLYKRPVVKLCPLPV from the coding sequence ATGCCAACGGATCATGTTGATGTCTCATCATGGCGCCATATCAGGGGCTTAGAGTTGGCTGACCCTCATTGGCACATTCCAGGACCTGTTGACTTGCTCCTGAACGTTAACATTCTCGCTTCTTCGTTGCGCCCTGGGTTAACCCATGGGGCCCCTGGCCAGGCGACTGCCCTCAACACCATTTTCGGGTGGATTTTGATGGGTGACGCAGGCGACTGTGCTACGGACATTTGTCGTCCTCGGTTCCGTGGTAACAATTGTCAACTGGTCGTGGGCAGGTTATCGATTGACGACTCTATTAAGAGGTTTTGGGAGTTGGAAGATGTCAGCTCTCCGAACACCGTCATTTTGTCGAAGGAGGATCAGCTGTGCGAAGAATATTTTCTCGCTAACTTTCGTCGCACAGAAGAAGGTAGATTTGTCGTTCCTCTACCTTTCGCTGACCATTCCAATAAACCCACCTTTTCGGGCTCTCGAGCCATCGCTCTCAAGAGATTTTCGTCGCTGGAGCGGAAGTTACTGAGTAACTCCGACTTCTATAGAAACTATGTAGCCTTTATGAAGGACTACGAAAGCTGTCGCCACCTTGAGGAGTGTGACCCTCCGGGGGTGGATGTGGGGAAGTTCTTCTACATTCCCCACCATGGAGTATTGAGGCCCTCGTCAACCAGTACTCCTCTCCGGGTCGTTTTTGACGCCAGTGCCAAGGACAGCCGAGGCATCTCGCTAAATGATGCGCTACTGCCAGGCCAGAAGCTGCAAAACAACATTTTCCACTTGCTCCTTCGTTTTCGGTGGCATAATGTTGTATTCACGGCCGACGTCAAGCAAATGTATAGACAAATTTTAGTGTCCCCGGAAGATGCTGAATATCAGCGTATCCTGTGGCGTCCGTCTGTCAATGAGCCTGTCCGGGACTATCGGCTGCTGACCGTTACTTACGGCGTTTCGTCCGCTCCTTACCAAGCTCTCCGCACCATTGCCCAGTTGGCGAGGGAATCAAGGGAAGAATATCCTTCTGGTTCAGCAGTTTTAGACCGCGACATCTATGTCGACGACGTGGTATCTGGAGCGCATTCTGTCGAACAAGCACGGAAGCTTCGTTCGGAGTTGTCGACGATATTAGCTTCTGGCGGTTTCCATTTGCGGAAGTGGACGTCGAACCACCAGGAGTTCTTCGACGGTGTCCCCTCCTCAGACTTGTATTCTGAGGACTTTCGGGAGTTCAACTCCATTGGGGACATCTCTCTAAAAATTCTTGGCCTCTCGTGGTTACCTCAGGCGGACGACTTCACCTTTCAAGTCGCTGTCGAAGATCGTCGGTGCACTAAACGTACCATCCTCTCAGAGATTGCTCGGATCTTTGACCCTCTGGGCCTGCTCTCACCTGTGACATTCTTCGCGAAGTACCTCATGCAGCTGCTGTGGGTCTCAGgtgtctcatgggacgacgacGCGCCAGAGAACCTTGCATCCGAATGGCGAGAGTACAAAGCGCAGCTGCCCTCTCTGAAGTCTGTGTCGGTCCCGCGTCGTATGGTCAAGGACTTCGTTTCGCTCGAAGTTCACGGGTTCTGCGATGCCTCAGAGCGAGGGTTTTGCGCGGTGGTTTACGTCCGAACGACAGGCGAGGACGGAACGCAGTACGTCCAGTTGGTCTGTGGTAAATCGAGAGTGGCACCCCTGCGTAAGTTGTCGATACCGCGTCTGGAGTTGCTGGCCGCGGTACTGCTTGCAGACCTGGTGGAGTCGGTCGCAACAGCTCTGGAGCCTCTCCACAAAATCGATAAGGTACAGGCGTGGTCTGACTCTAGCGTTGCGTTGACTTGGATAAAGTCTTGCCCTTCAAAGTGGAAAACTTTCGTGGCTAACCGCGTGAGCCACATTCAGGAAATTATTCCTCCCGATTGTTGGCGACACGTGAGGACTGGCGACAACCCAGCCGACTGTGGGTCGCGGGGGCTCTTGCCGGACGACCTGGTTCACCATAGTAACTGGTGGAAGGGTCCATCTTGGCTCGTGCTGGACAAGCCTGACTGGCCTAAGTCAACGTTGTTAGTCGACGTGGATGTTCTACATGAAGAGCGTAAGGTGACAGTCCTCACTGTCTCAGTGCAGGAGACGTGGACAGACAACCTTATGACTAAGTTCTCGGCACTGACGACACTCCAACGTGTCCTTGCCTATTGTTTTCGTTTCGTGCACAACGTGAGAAATCGAAAGACGCCCAACAACTTGTTGGACGGCCCTTTAACACCCCTGGAGATTAAACAGGCGCTCATGTTCCTCGTGCGTTCTGTTCAACAACACCACTTTGCTTCGGAGATCGAGAAAGTGAAAAACAATCTTTTGAACTCTCTCCCGAAGGCATTTAAGAAATTGTCTCCATTCCTCGATGACGCGGGTCTCTTGAGGGTGGGCGGACGCCTGTCGCGAGCTTCTCTCGAATTCGATGTTAAACATCCCCTGTTGCTACCTCGCGACGATCGTCTTACCTCCCTCTTGATCGACGAGTACCATAAGCGTTTCATGCACCCAGGCGTCCAAACGCTTCATAATTTGCTGGCGCAGCATTTCTGGATACTGTCCCCAAAGCGAGCTATCCACGCAGTCACGTCAAAATGCATGAAATGCTTCCGTGTTCGACCACTCGGTGCTCCTGCGCCGTTCATGGGCGACTTGCCGTCTTATCGGGTAGCCCAGCTCAAAGCGTTCTTGAGTGCTGCTGTCGACTTCGGTGGACCTTTTGACATAGCTCTGGGTCGCGGGCGAGGCAATAAGACCTACAAGGGTTACATTTGCGTTTTCGTGTGCACCTCGACGAAGGCTGTACACACGGAGCTCGTCACTGAGCTGTCCTCAGACGCGTTTCTCGCCGCGCTTCGCCGCTTCGTCGCGCGTCGTGGTCGGTGTAATCGGTTGGTGTCCGACCAGGGGAAGAATTTTGTCGGTGCGAGCAATATTCTGCAACGTCTCGTAGGAGATGCTGCTACGCATAGCGAGATTAAATTCGAGTTTAATCCGCCAGGCAGCCCTCACTTCTCAGGTCTCGCTGAGGCCGGTATCAAGGCTGTCAAAACACATTTAGCTCGAGTCATCGGTAGCCAGAGGTTGACGTACGAGGAGTTCCTAACAATCTTGACTCAGGTTGAGGCTCTTCTTAATTCAAGACCCCTGACTCCTCTTAGTACCGATCCTAATGACTTATCGGCCCTCACTCCGGGCCATTTTCTCACGACGGAGCCCTTATCTGTCGTACCCGAGGAAGATCTCTCGGATGTTCGGCTGGGCCCACTTCAACGGTGGAAGTTGCTGCAGAAAATGCACCAAGACTTTTGGACCAAGTGGTCAAAAGAATACATGCATACTCTGCAGCAGCGAATGAAGTGGCACGACAAACAAACCGACGTCCAAATCGGTACTCTCGTGCTCGTAGTCAACGAGCAGACAGGGCCCATGAAGTGGCCTCTGGGTCGCATTGTCGACACTCATCCCGGGTCCGACGGGATTTGTCGTGTGGTGACGGTGCGCACAGCTACCGGACTGTACAAACGACCCGTGGTCAAGCTGTGCCCCTTACCCGTTTAA